The sequence ATCTAGTATCATAAAAGAAGGAACACTGGTTTCAGTATGAAGCACTAAATCAGAATTAGTCACAACCttgatttcttatttatttattctttttttttttgtgcaaatgctACACACGGTTTCAGCTGaaatttactcattttgtttGCAATCTGCGATCACCATGGCAGCAGCGTTTGGCATCAGGAAAGCCCATCTGTTGAGCAGCGATGGATGAAAGGTTTGAGGAGCCAGCTCAGATTGAGCAGTTCTTTTTTTAGCTGTCCCACATTACTGCTTCATTTATGTTTCAGTTGATTTAGTGGTTCAATTATAATTAATACTCCTTAATGAGCTGTATCTGTTGCATCaccaatatttgttttttctgctgtttgacaAAGCAGCAGTTTGCATCGCTCTGCTAGAAGATTTTCCGCTTTTCCCCCCCACAAGTCTTACAATTCCTTAAAGGATTATTCACaccagttttaaacattttacattttgtgatgtCACGGCCACAGCTTCCAGTGTACTTTGAACACAAAGTACATTTAAACTCACTTTCAGGGGTATGACTGTAATACTACATCTGTCCTTGTCTGCTTGTCTCATAAATCAGGTGAAATCTGTCCTCCggcattaactttttttttttttttggtagtaTATCGTTTTAttctcacaaaaaaagcaatagtGACATATTTTCTCAAGGATAAATGTGAACCGGTGTTAGAATTCACATTTGCATTAATTCATACTCAAGGCAGGATGTTTCAGTGAGAGCAGAGTGAGTGGGGTGAAAAGTAGCTGCGCGGACacttttataaattaataatcTTCAGTTGAAAATTTGCAGAGGTTCCATTCGGAATACAAATTATGAATGCATTATTGAATGGCAAATTGAATTCTGCGCTCGCGATGAAGTCGgtataaatatttcagcttcGTGAAGGTTTATCATTGGCTTTTGGCTACTTGTGGTAAATGACCCGTCCTCGtatagcgctttatcaagtccagaggacccccaaagcgcttcacactacattcagtcacacacacacactgatggtggtaagctacaggattgtagccacagctgctctggggcagtctgacagaggCGCCACTGGGCCCTCTGACCGCCATCAGCAGCCAAAGTGGGTGAAGTGTTTTGCCCAGGGACACAATGACTGAGACAAACCCACCTTCGTTGAAATCTGTGTGACTGGGGGGAATCTGAACTTGTTGAAAAAGATTCATTACCTTGCTGTCGTCATTATTTTGTCTGAGTAATTTACATGGACTACAACTCTCACGCCTGACAAAGTTTATATTGTAAAcgtatgttttattaaatggaaGCTGGTGGCTTTTAATAgtctttttttctgatattgttTATAATTCTGATATTATTCAGCCCCTTTTTGCTCCTATATTTTCTTTCAGGTGGTTCCAGCGTTTGGGCCATCACTCCAGAGGAGAGAGGGAAGCACGATAAACAGTTTGACACCCTCGCACCGATCCTCGGCTACATCTCTGGTAGGCTGCTCTAACACAAAGGTCCAACACGTTGATCAGATAAAACAGTATGTCCGCTGTCAGCTAAAGTGACCCTGGCTTATCTCTTCATGAATCCTGCTGGGATCTTTTTGCATCAGCCGGTATTCCTTCATAAGTTTATTAGATACAGATAAAATCTCACCTCTTACATAGAAGCTGTCCCCCACTCGCTCCCCCTCTGCAGAACATCCTAAGTAACGcttcaaaaagcacaaaaaagaatCTGATGAAGTTACTCAGCCCCTGAGCTCCCAGGATGCTAGACTGATGTAATCTGATGCTATCAGCGAGAAGTTGGCTCAACGTTTCGTTTCACGTCTCCCAGAAGACCATCTGATACGGACACCAAAAGGCAGAAATGAGAGCTGtgttcagagtaaaaaaaaaaaaaaacaggggcCCCACGCTGTTTTTGAAAAGTCTGGAATTCCCCTCGTTCTTTTTCTAAGGGACAGAAGTGCATACAGTTTTAATGAATGCAGTAGTTTTACACtgattcattttcagtttgcagGTGTCACCACATCCGATGctaattttagtgtttttaatgatttgtgCTGTGCGTTTTTACTttgctgaaacaaaataaagttggaGGAATCCACAAATGAGCTTTAAAGGATCCACAATTAGTCCAGCATCCTTCATTTCATATAGAttgggttttttaaaatctagTTTAATCTAGTTAATCCAGATGCTGCAAAGGTAGTGGGCTTTAtatcatccattcatccataaATCCATTGCAGGTTCGTTGAGGAGTAAGAGGCTTTGAGATCGCCACTCCATCATAGTGGGCCTATACCAATCTGTAATAATTAAAAGTTTGATCAGGGTTGTTTTATTATGTATGGAAACTACAGACTACAAGGCTCAACTACTTGCAAAGCAGCTTTAAAGTTACTAGTCAAATGTagtgaaatttgtaaaaattgtagaaacaattttttgtgaaaatttaagtCTGGAATTAGGCAATCCAGCAGCTCCTGGATAAAGAGGCCTCTTTTGTATTAGGTAATAACGTTGTGGCTTAAACTACTTTTACATCTCATAAAAGATCTGTATCAGATTCCCCATCTCTCTGAGTCATTGTTGTTTGTCCACAGGGGAGCAAGCGAGGAAATTCTTTCTCCAGTCCGGCCTGCCGCCTTCTGTCTTGGCGGAGATCTGGTAACAAAAAATTCTGTAAATCGTCCATCAgaactcttctttttttttttaggctaaTGCAACTGGGTCAGTGGGTCCAGGCTTTGTGTTTGGCCGGTGTCAGTTTAGTTCTTCGAGTTGTTTTTGACTTCCTGTTGAGAGCTCATTTCCTTCGCTGCCCGCCACACCTAgtaaactgtgtgtgtgcatgtgcgcgcgcgcgtgtgtgtgtgtgtgtgtatgtgggtgGGGCGGCGGCGTGGGTGCAGGGACAGTATTGAGTGTACTCTGTAatcagaaatgtgtgtgtgtatgtgcttgttgtttttgtgtaaagaaAGATGTTGCTGGAATTCAATCCCACTAGCGCCTTGTTCCTTGTGTGACTTGCCTTTTCTATTGTCTCTCCAAAGGGGGAAACAAACCCCAGGAATAAACAGCTCGCTGGACTCTATGCACCAGTTTTACCGGTTTCACTCCTACAGGAACCTGGCTGACATGGACAGTGACGGGAAGATGGACAGACTGGAGTTTTCCATCGCTATGAAGCTTATTAAACTTACCCTTCAGGGCAGGAACTTGCCGTCATCCTTGCCGGTTACCATGAAGCAACCTCCGACTTTAAACAGCGGCTCAAACATGTCCTCTTCGGCACGGTTTGGTAATATTCTCGAATCTTGCACCGTGTCTGAGTTTCACCTCGATTACCtgtaaaaaagagagaaaaaaaacatacaacatgACTCACTTTAACATGTAACCTCCGTCCACCGTGACATTTCACGATGTCCGCATGTTTACCCGTGTGCTTCCTTTGTGTAGGAATGGGATCCATGCCAAACCTGTCAGTCGGTCTTTCATCCATGCCAACTATTTCCACCATGCCCGTTCTAACACCCATGCCAGCTAATCGTCCTTTAACCTCTGTGCAACCCCTGGTGCCAGTGCCAATGGCCCTGCCCTTGATCACCTCGTTCGGGAACTCTGGGCTCCCCAATGGCACTGTCAGCCTCCTCACCCCGCCGCTTGTTGCCAGCAACGCAGGTTGGTTCTACACTAGAACCATTCAGATCGTACTCTCGGACAAATCAAAGTTATGCTGATTAGTAGTGACTCAAATTTGACTCCAGGGTTGTACATCCAAAATATTGGGATGTGTCAtctatttattcaattaatCTTATCGGATTTAGAGTGTGCAGTATCTTATTTGTGAACAGCTCTGGAGACGTGGGCCAGTTACCAGTAGTATGGTGTAACACGGTTTTGAAATGTTACCACTTTAAAAACGCTTATACTGATGCCCCTCTCCTACCTGTTGCTGCGCACTGCCAGTCCACTGATTGGAATAAGgcaataacaatttttttctctcggttacaaaatgacaatttagaacaaaaattaaagttgtatgttttccttttcaatacgtagtgtttttactttgatcaaagtgtcaaaatgaAAGTAACCTTGACATAATGAAATGTAACACAATTTCAGCAACAGTAGCAATAATTGTTACTTTTCTGTTCTTAGTCAAAACAATTAGAcggtgtagttttttttgtttttcaagtaaTGGCTTATGGTAGATACCCTAGCCAGGGCTAAAGCTAGCTGAACAGTAGTCTTAAATGTACAATAAGTACAGAAAACAATGTTGACAGCGAGACTAACATCAGTGTTGTTGAGGGTTTAATGAAGATTaatctccactttttttttttttattcttgtatgaCATAGCTTTAGCAGCCTAGCACAGATTTCTGCTACATGACTTTACACAAGCTGCAGTTTAAGTCTACCATGAACCACTGCTTCACACGTCTTGGAAATCACACTAGTCCGGTGGCTGATGCTATGTAAGGCTAAAACAAAGTCACATCTGAACTGTATTGGAAGTATGATTACATAAAATTGATTCCCGCTCATCAATTGGGTTCCCGCTCATCATTTGGGGATGTTTCCTTTTAACACAGCATAAAACAGTTTGCGGGTAACAAGTTGGTAAGTTGGTAAAGTCCTTTAGAATCTACGTGTTTCATAATATGTTTGCAATaaacctaaaacaggaaaacacaaacactgttaGATATTTGACAATATACTTTAAgcaatttagtttttattgtgataatttGCAATGAATAAATGACACACCAACAGTGTTGCACTTGTTCAGATCATGCTGCCCTACATAACACAGTTTGCTACTTGGTCTAAGAACAAGGCCTTCCTAAAAACAGTTTAGAGAaagctgtgtttatttatttattttttacttctcaTGTGTCTCCTTTTGTTAAtctctcatatttttttttacaattttcccAATTATATAACCAGACTGTCTGAGAATTTACTACATTAGATAATTTAggccactgtctctttaaagtGGTGCTGAAATCagttgtgaaaatgtatttatttttgagctACAATCACCTTTCTGTGTGAGCTCTGTGTACTCATCAGtctataaaatacaaaaagataaGATTAGATGTGCTCAAAAGTCGAGGACAACTGTAGTTAAGAAAGCTTCCAGGTTATTTTATTCTACTTTATTGAACATGCATTCTCTTTATCTGactttaaatgtcattattgAAACATTATCTTGatatttggtttcttttttccaaactaaaaataaactgccCGATATACAGGTACTCCGATGTCGGGCTTTTCGTCCCCTGTGGCTTTTTCCCCATCTCCGGGTGTGTCAAAAGCCAACTCTCTTTTGGACCTTGGATCCAGCAGGTAtgcctattttatttatttatttatttatttatttatttatttatttatttatttattttacagtaccATTAATCTCTATGACTGTGTGCAGTGgtcaaactgaaacacaaatatAGAATCAAATGCACCATATCTATGAAAGATTTTGTAGTCCCACCTATGCACCAAATTTGCATTTTCTCATCATGGGCATTAATTTCAGGCATTCAGAGATAAATTGGAACTATTCCAGATGGATTGATTATAGAAAACTTGTGAATTTCAAAACGATCTGGGTGTGCACATTCAAATTTATGTaggatttttacatttacaagaaacaaaagtttgaaatgtaTCACCCTATGTGTAATAAGCCTATGTAAAGTATGAGttacactttctgaaatgagatTTTCAACAAAACTTTTGAGACATACTTGTATTTACCgcttattattttaatctcaaaTTATTATCTCAACAATGTTTCCACTGCAGAATGTCTGACTTCGACTTTACATATTTAAGGCGAGATAAAATACAGCAACAGCTACTTGCCAACTTCTGGCCTTTTTGTGAAACATCTAATCTCTCCCTAGAACGGGCgtagtgaaaaaagaaaagaaaagaaaagaaaagaaagacgaCGCTAGGATGGATAAAGGTTTTGTGCTAACCCAGATTCTTCGTGGCTATCTTGTAACCAAGCGACTCCTCCTGGCATTTTTGCATGGGTTCAAAGAATGGATAGAAATGGGATCTTCACTAATTTCACAGCTTCGAATAACATGATGTCTCTACAACCTCAAGCGTAGGCGGCAGGCTGTACGTAAGGTGCAAGtgtgcagggggaaaaaaatacaagctaATTCATGTTTACCTCTTTCTGTATTACAAATCAAGTTTTCATAACACTGCATAATACGAAAACACATTTGTGGATATCCTGGATCtacttttttactgttttctcaaAGAATGCATTGGTTACCAAAGAAATTTTAGACTCAGTAATTTTCTCTGTTCCCCTCCCTGATTTGACCAGTGACCAGTATGTCActgctgaaggttttttttttaagtcagacatttgttgtgaatttgcTCTATATCAGTAAGctgaatttaattcagtttgtgCTTTACTTTAGTAATGTTTTAAACCGTCATTCTTGTAAAATTCCTCTCTAGCTTAgtaagagcaaaataaaaagcaacaggGACCCTGTCGTTTAAAAGTTATTGTTTGGATTGAAGCAGAAACCGCtgaatttcaatttattttgtcttcacTTGACAACGTGCAATATTATAAAAttgtcctcttttctttttccacagttcaaaCTCTTCCTCCACCACATCACTGGCCAGCAGCTCTCCAAAAATGGGTTCTGGCGACTGGGCCGTTCCACAGGCGTCCAGACTCAAGTACCGTCAGCAGTTCAACACACTCGACAAACTCATGAGTGGCTACCTGTCAGGTCGGTCCAactaaaaaaacccaaaggtCTTGGTGTCACTTGGTTGCTCATAAGTGGTCTAGAATGTTACACAGATACATATTTTATCCAAGCtcacattttatgtatttagtgtgttttctttgtttttttttactttgcaggaCCTCAGGTTAGAAATGCGCTGATGGCATCAAACTTGACCCAAACTCAACTGGCTACCATTTGGTACGtgtgatgtgtgtttttcttttctaattccTGCCTGGCGTCGTTTCATCTTTAAAGTTCAATTTCTATTTTCTGGCATTGCTATTTTCACTatttagtcaaatttatttctctctgtgttaaaacaaacaagctggTTAAAGCAGCATGAAAGAAATTGTCTTAagtttccttccttccttcggAGGTTGGGTTGGACGATTTGGAtcagatttttctgcaaaacCATCGTATCTCAAACATAAACTTGTAAAGTTCGCTAACTTCTGGTTGGATTTATAACTTTGCGGCTTTGCTCAGATTTGACTGCATTTGAGATTTTTGGCAGCAAACACTGCgggcgtttaaaaaaaaaagcgccTTTAGAGAACGTTTCTGTTAAGTGCAGTGGGGGGTCTATGATGCTGCGAGACCGTCTCTCTTTCAAATGATTGATTATATGTTACATGCGTAAGTTAAGGAAATACTTTACAATTATGTGTCATGTGTGCATAGGAGCCTGGCAGATGTTGATAAGGATGGTCAGCTGCGGGCTGAGGAGTTCATACTGGCTATGCACCTGGTGGACATGGCGAAGACTGGACATCCACTTCCCCTCACTCTGCCTCAGGACCTGATACCCCCCTCCCTCAGGTTAGCACAGTgggtttggtttgaatgtgcacaaacaaacagcttAATGCAGCAAACAAGGCTCGTCTTTTCATTTCAGAGGAGGAATTAAGTCCGGTGAGCTTCTCAATGGTACAGGACCCTACATAAGTCCAAGTTTAATGGACACAACAGAGATTGAACCTCCTCAGAAGAACAAGAGCAGTGGTGCGGCACTCTTCAcggtttatgttttttttttttattttatcttctcTGGTCTCGTCACCTCTCTGGTTCTCGTCCCCCTCAGTGTCCTACGAGGACAAGCTCAAGGAGAACTTTGCGCGCGGCAGTGCCGAGCTGGAGAAAAGGCGGCTGgctctggaggaggagcagaggaaggagagggAGCGCCGGGATCGGGAGGAGCGGGAGGCCCAAGAGCGGCGGGAGAGGGAGGCCAGGGAGCTGGAGAACAGGAggaggctggaggaggagaggcggaTGGAGCGGCAGAGAGAGATGGAAaggcagagggaggaggagaggctgaGGGAGCTGGAGAGGAAGGAGGCGAGTGGGAGCCGCGTTCAGACGGACGAGCGTCGAGATGTCTCCTTCTTCCGCTCACCACCCGTTGTTGTACATTCAGGCGGCCAAGCAGGAGATGGAGCGCCAGAGGAGGGATGAGTGGGAGCGAGCGAAGAGAGAGGAGCTGGGACGGAGAAAAGAGGCGGAGCAAGAGGAGATCGTTCGACTTAGGGCGAGGAAGAAGAGCCTCGAGTTAGAGCTGGAGGCAGTGGTGAGGCTGCGCTGATGTTGACGTATAAAACCTCTGCTGGTCAAATCTGGTCAGTTTGACACCAAGTTGATTGTTTGTCAGGGCAACAAGCACAAGCAGATCTCAGACCGTCTCCGTGACGCGCAGAGCAAGAGGCGGATCCAGAAGGCCGAGGTGGACCTCATCAACCAGAAGAGAGACGCCCGAATCGCTGAGATCAACACTCTTCAGCTTGAGTTCGAGGTCCAAACTTTTCTCTCCGGCCTCTCCCAGCTCTACTCTTCTTTCGGTAAAGCTTGTAAATAACACTATTGTTATCAGGAATGGCAGAGGAAGCTGTCACAGCTTGTCCCGGAGCAACAGCGACTGTCTGAGAAGCTGCGAAACATCAGCCTGAAGAAACTGCCCCGTGAGTCAGACGGCCACAACATCCAAACACGGCACAGGGCTTGGCTTAATTGtctcatgaactctgacctgtgCTACGCAGTGGCCGCTTTGACGTCCCTCGCCGGGAGCGCCGCCGAGTCGAGCGGGAACTGCCGCCGTCTCAAAGATCAGCTGGACATCCTGGAAAAGGAAACGACAGACAAACTGACCCAGATGGAGCAGTACAACAAGGAGCTGAAGGTCAGTGGTCGGCGCACCGAGCTGAAGACTCTTCGCTCAGGTTCGACCAGTCCACTCAGATGTTAGCACATTTCTcaaagaaatctaaaaatagatgctacttttttatttgcatcacgCAGGAAAACCATCCTTGCTATTATTGCGGGCAGTTTTGTGAGgaaaataatgttgtttttttttaagtaattgaCGTTTCTCAGAGAGGTATTTGTGTTTCCCTGTCACTGCATTGcagttgccaaaaaaaaaaagactgcaagATTCTATTATATTCTTTCATAATTGCCTCAATAAATACCACAGCATATTATGATAAAAGTTTAAGTCAATATTGCCCTTCCTtactctgctgtttgtttgtttttttttcttgcatcacTCTCATGCGTTGCTGGATTCATTAAGATTAGCTACACAGATTTGCGCATCCTTCCTGTTCATTGccaggtttaaatgttttacctcGTTTGTTTAATTGCAAATTGTGTTCTTTCTTTCCCGTATTTCCCACCACATTGACTGAGAAACGGTAGATTAAGAAAAGAAGCCTCTCGAgttaaagggggaaaaaaaacaaacagctgaataAGACTTTGCGGCACGGAAAAATCTcgtaattatttttaagaacTTGCCGACTCAGAAGAAGTAGGGCCCTTTCAAATGTTTATGTAATTCTCAGACTTGCAGCAAGCATCAAAAATCGTCATCCTCCCTCTGTTCGGTTTGACGTAACGATTTCTTGACTGCTGTTGGAGCTTTTAactctttgtcttcttctttctcttctttgctGCCACACCTGGATCTTTCTGTACTtcacgttttttgtttttttttcaatgttccATCTTTCCACTTCCTCAATCTTTTCTCATATCCTccttgaaattgtgtttttccatcttttattGGATTCACCCCATTTACTATCCTTCGCTTTCACCGCCTCTGTCCACTTTtctcctctattttttttatcgttCCGACTTTTTTACTGCATAGCTTGGGGATATGGATGACTGCCTCCTGCGAGGCCTCCTCTCCCTGCTGGCCTGCCTCAGCcagctcttcctcctcatcaaGGTCATCCCTCATCCTTTCTTTGCCTCCCACTCTATTATCTTTTTTGGCAACCCctctgagctgttttttttttctcagacatcTTCACCTCCTGTGTTCTCTCCCGCCACAATCTTTACTCTTTTCCCATTTTCATCCAACGataacatgttttttccccccttgtaAACAGGATGTTTCCTCAGGGTAAAACACACGTACACACGCACCATGTTAAATTTGCTCCCTTTCTGTTCTAGAACTCATACGTATCCACACACAGCACATCCAAAATGTCTGCATGTCATTTTAAGTTTCCAAGTGAACATCAGTGTATGATGGCTTGTAAATTCAGAATGTTAGTGGAGTTTTTTTACGTTGTCCTGAGAGAAATCCTGATGCTCTTGCCTGCACCAGGAGCTGCGGGAGAAGCAGACGAAGCAGCAGGCCGTCCTGGATGACCTGCACAGAATCAAAGAGGAGAAGCTGAGGGAGCTGCAGAAACGCAGGGAGGAGGAGAGCGAgcggaggaggagagaggaagcaGAAGCAGCAAGGTGCATCTCTTAAATCAGTCCCTCCCCCCGTCTGCGTCTCTCGTGTGAAACCGTGCGTTTTGTCACCTAAGCCAGAGAAAACACCGTTTTCGTTCTTGCAGGCTGGcgaagctggaggaggagaagtgCGAGCAGGAGCGGAGAGAACAGGagaagagggagagggaggaggaggaggcacgGCAGAGGAGGCTCCAGGAGGAGCAGAGGGCCaggcagagggaggaggaggagagggaggcgCAGGCTCGCCTCCGAGCGGCTCAGGAGAAGgcgcaggaggaggagaggagacggAGGGACGAGGacgagaggaagaagagggagctggaagaggagatgaaacagaaggaaatggaggaggaaaagaggaagaaaggagaACCGGAGAGAGGAGCAGCCCAGCTGACCTCATACAGAGCCCTGTACTCCTTTCTCGCCCGCAACACAGATGAGCTGAGTATAGATGCAGACTGTGTCATAGAGGTGAGAGACGCGCACTCTGCTAAATAAGCTCTTCGCTCTGCCAGCAAAGTGTCCCGAGCAGCAGCTCAAGCCAAAACATAATCTACCCTCTGAGAGGTTTTCTCTCCTTTTGCGTCTTATTTTCTCCAAACACAGCATTGCTAATTCACCCCAAGAATCCACTACATCTTCCTGAAGGGTTTTTGTGGtagtgacaaaaaatatatatatttatttacttttcaccCAGTAATTTGTATTTTCAACAATGTCTTCACTGTAGCACGTCTGTGTGGCGGGTGCCCGAAACGCTAAAGCGTCTTGTGTTCATCGCCTGACCGTCAGCCTTTTAGCTTTGAATTACTGAGGTTAAAGTGCGTTTCTCGTGATGCAGGTGGACGAGCACACTGTCGGCGAACCCGGCTGGCTGTGTGGGAATTACCGAGGAAAAAGGGGCTGGTTCCCCCAGAGCTATGCAGAGAAATGTCCCACGCCTCCCACCTCTGAGACGGCCCCTGCCTCATCAAGTCTTCCTCCTCGAAACCCAAGGAAGTGAGAAGCAGCGAAATCCAATCGGTGCTGTTGGTCACACTTCTACTTCCTAAGTAGGAATGTGTGGCAGTCCCATTAGGCCTCAGTGATACCAGAGCGATCtctcctttcctgttttatctagAAACGCTGCCGTGGATGCCACAGAGGACAGCAGGGTTCCTCTGTTCTCAGTTGCTTCACAGGTGAGGCAAGCTTGACTAAGTTGTGTTTTAATCCCAGACACATCACTGTATTAATGCTGCTGTTGCACTGTTTCTTGTCATGCCTCACATTGGTgtatctgaaaatgtatttcacgTTTTTACGAAATACTGCAAGctgaaaaacatacacaaattattatttttttttcaatatttaaataaaagtctaTGCACAAAAATTAAGGTGGTCCAAGTGTTAAAGAATTACctgaatttatgaaaaaatagtGCCAACTCCCCTGCAATGTCAGACACTCCAAGCATCCAACATGGCCAAGTGTGTtaatcttcatcagtgcagatAGAGCTTCTGCATAGTTTAGCATGAGATTAAGTAAACTTGTTATTGGGTCATTGCTGTACATTTAAGTACACATACATTAGTACAtactgttttaatttaacaactACTTCACTTGGCTAGCATGTTAGTAGAGATGACAGCTCTTTAtgcaaacaaatgtgaaaagattcaaAAGGTATAAATACTTCTGCAGGGTGCCATAAATATTCTTTTTGGTTACATTAGTCATGATTAGTGACTTTAGCTGTCACTAATCATGGTCTCTCTGGGCTCCTGTATTTTGCCTCTCTAGTCCACGGTTCTCCTCGCCGCTCGAGCCGTCTCTTCGTGGTCGCCCGCTTCAGAAACTCACCTCAATTTCTCGCCGGACATGGGCGGAGCCCTGCTGAGCTTCTCGCAGGGCGACCTCATCAGCGTGCTCCAGCAGAGGGACGACTGGTGGCTGGGACAGCTCAACGGGGCGCGGGGATGGTTCCCAAAAAGCTACGTCACTCCGGAGCTGGGTGGCAACGCCGAGTACGAAGACGCGCACCGGAACACAGACTTAAGTGTAGCGTTGAAATGCAAACGATTGCCGGACTCTAATGAATGTGTTATTCTAACTGCAGCGTGGACACAACGGACACAAGTGTTCAGCTAGAAGGTGAGTTTCATTCATCATCCTGTCTGTTCAAAAgcgaaaaaaactaaataatcacAGCTGTGCCAGAATGCCTTTGTATGGACTCTTTATAGTTTGTTCTGATCAGAGTCTGTCTGAAATAGAGTATGTGGCCCTGTACACATACGAGAGCCCAGAGGCGGGCGACTTGACGTTTGACGAAGG is a genomic window of Poecilia reticulata strain Guanapo linkage group LG21, Guppy_female_1.0+MT, whole genome shotgun sequence containing:
- the itsn2a gene encoding intersectin-2a isoform X1; the protein is MNGGSSVWAITPEERGKHDKQFDTLAPILGYISGEQARKFFLQSGLPPSVLAEIWGKQTPGINSSLDSMHQFYRFHSYRNLADMDSDGKMDRLEFSIAMKLIKLTLQGRNLPSSLPVTMKQPPTLNSGSNMSSSARFGMGSMPNLSVGLSSMPTISTMPVLTPMPANRPLTSVQPLVPVPMALPLITSFGNSGLPNGTVSLLTPPLVASNAGTPMSGFSSPVAFSPSPGVSKANSLLDLGSSSSNSSSTTSLASSSPKMGSGDWAVPQASRLKYRQQFNTLDKLMSGYLSGPQVRNALMASNLTQTQLATIWSLADVDKDGQLRAEEFILAMHLVDMAKTGHPLPLTLPQDLIPPSLRGGIKSGELLNGTGPYISPSLMDTTEIEPPQKNKSSVSYEDKLKENFARGSAELEKRRLALEEEQRKERERRDREEREAQERREREARELENRRRLEEERRMERQREMERQREEERLRELERKEAAKQEMERQRRDEWERAKREELGRRKEAEQEEIVRLRARKKSLELELEAVGNKHKQISDRLRDAQSKRRIQKAEVDLINQKRDARIAEINTLQLEFEEWQRKLSQLVPEQQRLSEKLRNISLKKLPLAALTSLAGSAAESSGNCRRLKDQLDILEKETTDKLTQMEQYNKELKLGDMDDCLLRGLLSLLACLSQLFLLIKELREKQTKQQAVLDDLHRIKEEKLRELQKRREEESERRRREEAEAARLAKLEEEKCEQERREQEKREREEEEARQRRLQEEQRARQREEEEREAQARLRAAQEKAQEEERRRRDEDERKKRELEEEMKQKEMEEEKRKKGEPERGAAQLTSYRALYSFLARNTDELSIDADCVIEVDEHTVGEPGWLCGNYRGKRGWFPQSYAEKCPTPPTSETAPASSSLPPRNPRKNAAVDATEDSRVPLFSVASQSTVLLAARAVSSWSPASETHLNFSPDMGGALLSFSQGDLISVLQQRDDWWLGQLNGARGWFPKSYVTPELGGNADVDTTDTSVQLEEYVALYTYESPEAGDLTFDEGDVIMVTEREGEWWRGCVGDQTGLFPSNYVRPVEPEASKPGVSSKKPEIVQAVTATEAPTAYQLTLSPGQLIVVRAKNSTGWWLGELQARGKKRQKGWFHSSHVKLLGPSSTKTCLSPLPVCQVIAMYDYGAANQDELSFSKGQLINILDKTNPDWWKGETNGVTGLLPTNYVKMTTESDPSQQCTLNSSSLPEPGDGHGCADLITLDTMTPQERKRQGYIHELFHTEETYVDDLELVLEVFHKPMSESGRLTEAEMATIFVNWRELIMCNTRLLNALRERKQTGGENMPVQLIGDLLASELAHMQPYVCFCSSQLNAAALLQAKTHSQPEFKDFLKKVATNYRCKGMPLSSFLLKPMQRLTRYPLLIKNILEHTPDGHEDREPLREALERAEELCSQVNEAVREKENADRLEWIQNHIQCEGPIEHLVFSSLTNCLGPRKLLHSGRLFKTKSSRELWSFLFNDFLLLTHSAKPFSSSGSEKLFSPKTNIQLKIYKTPLFLNEVLVKMPADPSSDEPLFHVSHIDRVYTLKTETLSERTAWVQKIKAASEHFIETEKKKREKAYQARSLKSSGIGRLLVTVIEAQELKACKPNGKSNPYCELTMGAQCYTSRPVLDTLNPKWNFNCQFFIKDIYQDVLSITVFEKDQFSPDDFLGRAEVPVATIKKDMESKGAATRRLLLHEVPTGEVSVKLDLQLYEATK